One region of Monomorium pharaonis isolate MP-MQ-018 chromosome 11, ASM1337386v2, whole genome shotgun sequence genomic DNA includes:
- the LOC118644192 gene encoding codanin-1-like isoform X2 encodes MGEINVSFQIDTDNRENFSSAMAFHTFKKQRDAFYDILRIWEVNHLVPGWVFQIALGGKIRNMLTLHNDCTNYYHIARLFKSQLLTSCIQNGHQDDVVDDESLNFLKALKHVNPEKLTQLSKRFVTPLPSQNQSIGPSFPGTQEFFKDFILHAFNPIFYTHLENCFVHEIMELNDTQFANSEIEDSETMVDDQTQQNFITCLASLRLLAKVLGLLISLPYRSECNTTKEIIITQVEIRSKVLPSLNLQACLQNAIIEGKLSLTIPWVVKYLAMMDIVSLRLPYYKQILELLYYIYHAINQTDLFAPDCLISQQSAVLLKSSLCWLFELPNFPRDFYVVWQKNCKIKELKSLKQIEKFSEKKKNLHSADCASKIPIKSSLDKLDIITDRTMRMCCPRMESTLSVFQGNGTNLNINSNKHITPVTSKLRKLGGTTRAKHLELQLEEAFFHGQPASTRKTVDFVSERVASTCVKHICNTLLASSREANLNCFRKILKHKHIEKDSDEQSELLRNYFNEFKASLVSDMNTLANNASRELKDQCEKTIPTICEARVAASIESLLAEDSLMAVKEMCIKIATRMAMERINQWIQSHIAGDSLFIKDMELEINRFFRNSSPIHSKQEKHHNTDTPSPTVMMDKELIWHMLDNHGIDLTISSILDILDKLYHSFNQRSDLLPGPQKVLYNLSMDFALFLVAYRTDLFTQEVQDKLIKIWSLDSLKDDEDDSPMHRILCSRNIMLLTQPRNDTMWPIFGKFLKRLLETKILDGNNLSDQCVALFRQDWPVPLLKLLSKCLSEAIEGYKATDEATEKVKYLLGWVVETYHEIDFCEDDL; translated from the exons ATGGGGGAGATAAATGTGTCTTTTCAAATTGACACTGACAATCGCGAGAATTTTTCGTCTGCCATGGCGTTCCATACCTTCAAAAAGCAGCGAGATGCCTTTTACGATATCCTAAGAATTTGGGAAGTGAATCATTTGGTACCAGGATGGGTATTCCAAATTGCACTAGGTggcaaaataagaaatatgttgACGTTGCATAATGACTGCACTAATTATTATCACATTGCTAGGTTATTTAAGTCACAATTGCTAACATCATGCATACAGAATGGACATCAG GATGATGTAGTGGATGATGAGAGCTTGAATTTCCTGAAAGCTTTAAAGCATGTTAATCCAGAAAAATTGACGCAACTCAGTAAGAGATTTGTGACTCCTTTACCATCACAGAATCAAAGTATTGGTCCTTCATTTCCTGGTACgcaggaattttttaaagattttatattgcacGCATTTAatccaatattttatacacatttggAGAACTGTTTTGTACATGAGATAATGGAATTGAACGATACTCAATTTGCTAATAGTGAGATAGAAGACTCag AAACAATGGTTGACGATCAAACTCAacagaattttattacttgtttAGCCAGTTTAAGGCTTCTTGCAAAAGTATTAGGACTTTTAATATCATTACCATACAGATCTGAATGTAACACTACAAAAGAGATTATAATAACACAAGTAGAGATAAGAAGCAAA GTATTACCATCATTGAACTTACAAGCATGTCTTCAGAACGCTATAATCGAAGGCAAACTGTCATTGACAATACCTTGGGTAGTAAAATATCTGGCTATGATGGACATTGTGTCACTTCGACTGCCATACTATAAGCAGATCTTAGAActgttatattacatttatcatGCTATTAATCAGACTGATCTTTTTGCCCCTGATTGTCTTATTTCTCAACAATCGGCTGTACTGCTCAAATCGAGTTTATGTTGGCTGTTTGAGCTACCAAATTTTCCCAGAGATTTTTACGTTGTCTGGCAAAAGAATTGCAAAATCAAGGAACTAAAGAGTCTCAAAcagattgaaaaattttctgaaaagaaaaagaatttgcaTTCCGCCGACTGCGCATCGAAAATTCCCATCAAAAGTAGTCTTGATAAATTGGATATAATTACCGATCGAACGATGCGTATGTGTTGTCCGCGAATGGAATCAACTCTTTCTGTGTTTCAAGGAAATGGGacaaatttgaatattaattctaataagCATATTACACCCGTTACCAGCAAATTACGTAAATTAGGAGGCACTACTCGTGCAAAACATTTGGAg CTGCAATTGGAAGAAGCTTTTTTTCATGGACAACCGGCTTCTACTCGAAAGACTGTTGATTTTGTTTCCGAAAGAGTTGCGTCAACTTGTGTGAAGCACATATGCAACACCTTATTGGCTTCGTCGCGAGaagcaaatttaaattgtttcagaaaaattttgaaacataagCACATCGAGAAAGATTCTGATGAACAGAGCGAACTGTTGAGAAATTACTTCAATGAATTTAAG GCTTCACTAGTGAGCGACATGAATACATTGGCCAATAACGCGTCGAGAGAGTTAAAAGATCAGTGTGAGAAAACAATTCCGACGATTTGTGAGGCGCGAGTCGCTGCATCGATAGAATCTTTGTTGGCAGAAGATTCTCTAATGGCAGTCAAGGAAATGTGCATTAAGATCGCGACTAGAATGGCGATGGAACGAATAAATCAGTGGATTCAGTCACATATTGCCGGTGATTCCTTGTTTATAAAGGACATGGAACTTGAGATTAATAGATTCTTTCGGAACAGTAGTCCTATACATTCCAAGCAAGAAAAACATCACAATACAGATACTCCTAGTCCTACTGTTATGATGGACAAG GAATTGATATGGCATATGTTGGATAACCATGGTATAGATTTAACTATATCGTCTATATTGGACATTTTAGACAAACTGTATCACTCGTTTAATCAAAGAAGTGATTTATTACCAGGACCACAGAAAGTTTTGTATAATCTCAGTATGGATTTTGCGCTGTTTTTAG TGGCATATAGAACAGATCTCTTTACGCAAGAGGTCCAGgacaaattgattaaaatatggTCATTAGACAGTCTAAAAGATGACGAAGATGATTCGCCTATGCATAGAATTCTGTGTTCTAGAAATATTATGTTGCTGACGCAGCCACGGAATGACACAATGTGGccaatttttggaaaatttctGAAAAGGCTATTAGAAACAAAGATACTCGATGGAAACAATTTAAGCGATCAGTGTGTAGCTTTATTCAGACAAGATTGGCCTGTG CctttgttaaaacttttatcgAAGTGCCTGTCCGAGGCCATTGAGGGTTACAAAGCCACTGATGAAGCGACAGAGAAAGTTAAGTACCTCCTTGGCTGGGTAGTAGAAACATATCACGAGATCGATTTTTGTGAGGATGATTTATAG
- the LOC118644192 gene encoding codanin-1-like isoform X1 — MGEINVSFQIDTDNRENFSSAMAFHTFKKQRDAFYDILRIWEVNHLVPGWVFQIALGGKIRNMLTLHNDCTNYYHIARLFKSQLLTSCIQNGHQDDVVDDESLNFLKALKHVNPEKLTQLSKRFVTPLPSQNQSIGPSFPGTQEFFKDFILHAFNPIFYTHLENCFVHEIMELNDTQFANSEIEDSETMVDDQTQQNFITCLASLRLLAKVLGLLISLPYRSECNTTKEIIITQVEIRSKVLPSLNLQACLQNAIIEGKLSLTIPWVVKYLAMMDIVSLRLPYYKQILELLYYIYHAINQTDLFAPDCLISQQSAVLLKSSLCWLFELPNFPRDFYVVWQKNCKIKELKSLKQIEKFSEKKKNLHSADCASKIPIKSSLDKLDIITDRTMRMCCPRMESTLSVFQGNGTNLNINSNKHITPVTSKLRKLGGTTRAKHLELQLEEAFFHGQPASTRKTVDFVSERVASTCVKHICNTLLASSREANLNCFRKILKHKHIEKDSDEQSELLRNYFNEFKASLVSDMNTLANNASRELKDQCEKTIPTICEARVAASIESLLAEDSLMAVKEMCIKIATRMAMERINQWIQSHIAGDSLFIKDMELEINRFFRNSSPIHSKQEKHHNTDTPSPTVMMDKVRELIWHMLDNHGIDLTISSILDILDKLYHSFNQRSDLLPGPQKVLYNLSMDFALFLVAYRTDLFTQEVQDKLIKIWSLDSLKDDEDDSPMHRILCSRNIMLLTQPRNDTMWPIFGKFLKRLLETKILDGNNLSDQCVALFRQDWPVPLLKLLSKCLSEAIEGYKATDEATEKVKYLLGWVVETYHEIDFCEDDL, encoded by the exons ATGGGGGAGATAAATGTGTCTTTTCAAATTGACACTGACAATCGCGAGAATTTTTCGTCTGCCATGGCGTTCCATACCTTCAAAAAGCAGCGAGATGCCTTTTACGATATCCTAAGAATTTGGGAAGTGAATCATTTGGTACCAGGATGGGTATTCCAAATTGCACTAGGTggcaaaataagaaatatgttgACGTTGCATAATGACTGCACTAATTATTATCACATTGCTAGGTTATTTAAGTCACAATTGCTAACATCATGCATACAGAATGGACATCAG GATGATGTAGTGGATGATGAGAGCTTGAATTTCCTGAAAGCTTTAAAGCATGTTAATCCAGAAAAATTGACGCAACTCAGTAAGAGATTTGTGACTCCTTTACCATCACAGAATCAAAGTATTGGTCCTTCATTTCCTGGTACgcaggaattttttaaagattttatattgcacGCATTTAatccaatattttatacacatttggAGAACTGTTTTGTACATGAGATAATGGAATTGAACGATACTCAATTTGCTAATAGTGAGATAGAAGACTCag AAACAATGGTTGACGATCAAACTCAacagaattttattacttgtttAGCCAGTTTAAGGCTTCTTGCAAAAGTATTAGGACTTTTAATATCATTACCATACAGATCTGAATGTAACACTACAAAAGAGATTATAATAACACAAGTAGAGATAAGAAGCAAA GTATTACCATCATTGAACTTACAAGCATGTCTTCAGAACGCTATAATCGAAGGCAAACTGTCATTGACAATACCTTGGGTAGTAAAATATCTGGCTATGATGGACATTGTGTCACTTCGACTGCCATACTATAAGCAGATCTTAGAActgttatattacatttatcatGCTATTAATCAGACTGATCTTTTTGCCCCTGATTGTCTTATTTCTCAACAATCGGCTGTACTGCTCAAATCGAGTTTATGTTGGCTGTTTGAGCTACCAAATTTTCCCAGAGATTTTTACGTTGTCTGGCAAAAGAATTGCAAAATCAAGGAACTAAAGAGTCTCAAAcagattgaaaaattttctgaaaagaaaaagaatttgcaTTCCGCCGACTGCGCATCGAAAATTCCCATCAAAAGTAGTCTTGATAAATTGGATATAATTACCGATCGAACGATGCGTATGTGTTGTCCGCGAATGGAATCAACTCTTTCTGTGTTTCAAGGAAATGGGacaaatttgaatattaattctaataagCATATTACACCCGTTACCAGCAAATTACGTAAATTAGGAGGCACTACTCGTGCAAAACATTTGGAg CTGCAATTGGAAGAAGCTTTTTTTCATGGACAACCGGCTTCTACTCGAAAGACTGTTGATTTTGTTTCCGAAAGAGTTGCGTCAACTTGTGTGAAGCACATATGCAACACCTTATTGGCTTCGTCGCGAGaagcaaatttaaattgtttcagaaaaattttgaaacataagCACATCGAGAAAGATTCTGATGAACAGAGCGAACTGTTGAGAAATTACTTCAATGAATTTAAG GCTTCACTAGTGAGCGACATGAATACATTGGCCAATAACGCGTCGAGAGAGTTAAAAGATCAGTGTGAGAAAACAATTCCGACGATTTGTGAGGCGCGAGTCGCTGCATCGATAGAATCTTTGTTGGCAGAAGATTCTCTAATGGCAGTCAAGGAAATGTGCATTAAGATCGCGACTAGAATGGCGATGGAACGAATAAATCAGTGGATTCAGTCACATATTGCCGGTGATTCCTTGTTTATAAAGGACATGGAACTTGAGATTAATAGATTCTTTCGGAACAGTAGTCCTATACATTCCAAGCAAGAAAAACATCACAATACAGATACTCCTAGTCCTACTGTTATGATGGACAAGGTTCGG GAATTGATATGGCATATGTTGGATAACCATGGTATAGATTTAACTATATCGTCTATATTGGACATTTTAGACAAACTGTATCACTCGTTTAATCAAAGAAGTGATTTATTACCAGGACCACAGAAAGTTTTGTATAATCTCAGTATGGATTTTGCGCTGTTTTTAG TGGCATATAGAACAGATCTCTTTACGCAAGAGGTCCAGgacaaattgattaaaatatggTCATTAGACAGTCTAAAAGATGACGAAGATGATTCGCCTATGCATAGAATTCTGTGTTCTAGAAATATTATGTTGCTGACGCAGCCACGGAATGACACAATGTGGccaatttttggaaaatttctGAAAAGGCTATTAGAAACAAAGATACTCGATGGAAACAATTTAAGCGATCAGTGTGTAGCTTTATTCAGACAAGATTGGCCTGTG CctttgttaaaacttttatcgAAGTGCCTGTCCGAGGCCATTGAGGGTTACAAAGCCACTGATGAAGCGACAGAGAAAGTTAAGTACCTCCTTGGCTGGGTAGTAGAAACATATCACGAGATCGATTTTTGTGAGGATGATTTATAG
- the LOC118647963 gene encoding ubiquitin-like protein 4A, giving the protein MKVIVKKLQGKECVVDILPSETVLELKHKVSDLLGIDVPQQRLLLTGKTLADENPLSFYPGIKDGSKLNLLVIKKAEEGSSEARSLPQQKTGVHLLREEVTRVLRHYYTVSETESIVNELIKDLKNKVNNLSYDDLERLATALLQDQENVA; this is encoded by the exons ATGAAAGTGATCGTAAAGAAGCTGCAGGGGAAAGAGTGCGTCGTTGAC ATACTACCATCGGAGACAGTGTTGGAACTCAAGCACAAAGTGAGTGACCTATTGGGCATTGATGTACCGCAACAAAGATTATTACTCACTGGCAAGACTTTAGCGG ATGAGAATCCCCTAAGTTTTTATCCAGGTATCAAAGATGGCAGTAAGTTAAATCTCTTGGTGATTAAAAAAGCAGAGGAAGGCTCCAGTGAAGCAAGATCCTTACCCCAACAGAAAACGGGTGTTCATCTGCTGAGAGAAGAGGTAACTCGAGTGCTCAGGCATTACTACACGGTTTCCGAGACTGAGTCCATAGTCAACGAGCTGATAAAGGACTTGAAAAACAAAGTGAATAATCTTAGTTACGATGATCTAGAGAGACTAGCCACTGCGTTACTCCAGGACCAAGAGAACGTAGCTTAA
- the LOC118644193 gene encoding gem-associated protein 2-like yields MDCLKQQAFLVGDIDEDINLSLPPSSGEEYIKRVVIEARQCADVVVADLDPSCVKQPTKAYVKTLAGCVQAPANLKPTIEWQQYQVSDFSKLRLYVSQLKNEILIGKRKWRPPDINLPDINDQNAWVSFCLGAEEKIEPTLNTLFCFNQSNIEQVLEHLVQFVETERRIEYKIGQWIYTLLAILEQPLQPDTCSCLRSLARACSVIRVDSRELDAQELGALNLFICLVARYFRQLDLADP; encoded by the exons ATGGATTGCCTGAAACAGCAGGCATTTCTGGTGGGAGATATCGATGAGGATATCAATCTATCATTGCCACCCTCTTCCGGGGAGGAATACATCAAACGAGTAGT AATAGAAGCCAGACAATGCGCGGACGTAGTGGTGGCCGATTTAGATCCGTCATGTGTGAAACAACCGACAAAAGCTTATGTTAAGACT TTAGCAGGATGTGTTCAAGCACCGGCAAACCTCAAGCCAACTATTGAATGGCAACAATATCAAGTTTCTGACTTTTCTAAGCTGAGGCTATATGTGAGCCAACTGAAGAACGAGATATTAATAGGCAAGCGCAAGTGGAGACCACCTGACATTAATTTG CCAGACATAAACGATCAAAACGCTTGGGTCAGCTTCTGTTTAGGTGCCGAAGAAAAGATTGAGCCAACACTGAATACTCTGTTTTGTTTTAATCAGTCTAACATAGAACAAGTACTTGAGCATTTAGTGCAATTTGTGGAGACTGAAAGGAGAATTGAATACAAAATAGGCCAGTGGATTTACACGTTACTCGCAATCTTGGAGCAACCATTGCAGCCTGATACTTGTTCCTGCTTGCGTTCACTAGCTCGAGCGTGTTCTGTCATTCGTGTAGATTCt AGAGAATTGGATGCGCAGGAGCTGGGAGCGCTGAATTTATTCATCTGTCTAGTAGCGAGATACTTTCGTCAATTAGACTTGGCAGATCCTTGA
- the LOC118647962 gene encoding uncharacterized protein LOC118647962 isoform X1 yields the protein MKRSEGFVQAKSDNLPKMTVVMLSDFFTQSECFNIAETTGVKAERSKREEYGDNAIGYVELKREGSICTVRGKICPEHKIRSKPYTVFLKIDEETEEIKEAVCHDCAASAGGCKHAIAFMMWVHRRSEEPEPTATICYWKKSRLAQVGINIKCITTTKMKKPQMKYNFENADNFFDKILHEMQILQFTSQISRHLISLEICNNLSLHQLLIQFAKTQGTSADDFLAFSKQLMSIKQCIEVAQETKLQSKSKLWMEMRYGRITASRIYEVAHCKTERGTLVEQIIGAAKIIETEAMKRGKDLEKKVPLLMALVLILS from the exons ATGAAGCGATCTGAGGGCTTCGTGCAAGCAAAATCGGACAATTTACCAAAAATGACAGTGGTAATGTTGTCCGATTTTTTTACTCAAAGTGAGTGTTTCAACATCGCAGAGACTACAGGTGTTAAAGCTGAAAG atCTAAACGTGAAGAATATGGAGATAATGCCATTGGATATGTTGAGCTGAAACGAGAAGGCTCAATATGCACTGTTCGAGGAAAAATATGTCCAGAGCATAAAATTCGAAGTAAACCTTATACAGTTTTTCTTAAGATAGATGAAGAGactgaagaaattaaagaagCTGTTTGTCATGATTGTGCCGCTTCTGCgg GTGGTTGTAAGCATGCTATTGCTTTTATGATGTGGGTTCATAGGAGAAGTGAAGAACCAGAACCAACAGCAACAATATGCTATTGGAAAAAATCTAGATTAGCTCAAGTaggaattaatataaagtgtattacaacaacaaaaatgaaaaagccacaaatgaaatataattttgaaaacgctgataatttttttgataaaatcttGCATGAAATGCAGATTTTGCAGTTCACTAGTCAGATATCTagacatttaatttctttagaaatatgtaataatttatcactGCATCagttattaatacaatttgctAAAACTCAAGGAACAAGTGCAGATGACTTTTTGGCCTTTTCTAAACAATTAATGTCTATCAAACAGTGTATTGAAGTAGCtcaagaaacaaaattacaatctaAATCTAAACTATGGATGGAAATGAGATACGGTCGTATTACAGCATCCAGAATTTATGAAGTTGCTCATTGTAAAACTGAACGAGGCACATTAGTTGAACAAATAATTGGAGCAGCTAAAATTATAGAGACTGAAGCAatgaaaagaggaaaagatttagagaaaaag GTGCCTCTCCTGATGGCATTGGTCCTGATTTTGtcgtag
- the LOC118647962 gene encoding uncharacterized protein LOC118647962 isoform X2 yields MKRSEGFVQAKSDNLPKMTVVMLSDFFTQSECFNIAETTGVKAERSKREEYGDNAIGYVELKREGSICTVRGKICPEHKIRSKPYTVFLKIDEETEEIKEAVCHDCAASAGGCKHAIAFMMWVHRRSEEPEPTATICYWKKSRLAQHPEFMKLLIVKLNEAH; encoded by the exons ATGAAGCGATCTGAGGGCTTCGTGCAAGCAAAATCGGACAATTTACCAAAAATGACAGTGGTAATGTTGTCCGATTTTTTTACTCAAAGTGAGTGTTTCAACATCGCAGAGACTACAGGTGTTAAAGCTGAAAG atCTAAACGTGAAGAATATGGAGATAATGCCATTGGATATGTTGAGCTGAAACGAGAAGGCTCAATATGCACTGTTCGAGGAAAAATATGTCCAGAGCATAAAATTCGAAGTAAACCTTATACAGTTTTTCTTAAGATAGATGAAGAGactgaagaaattaaagaagCTGTTTGTCATGATTGTGCCGCTTCTGCgg GTGGTTGTAAGCATGCTATTGCTTTTATGATGTGGGTTCATAGGAGAAGTGAAGAACCAGAACCAACAGCAACAATATGCTATTGGAAAAAATCTAGATTAGCTCAA CATCCAGAATTTATGAAGTTGCTCATTGTAAAACTGAACGAGGCACATTAG
- the LOC118647964 gene encoding uncharacterized protein LOC118647964 isoform X1: MTESTIKRKGIYKYCFVPGCLSTTIKNPCKIFVCVPKGKMRKKWIIQVRRDPNKTSLIAPFYCCEDHFDLQQDLENYMRVKLDQNAAILLKKGVLPRFFDCQTDRKRASSSTPVRSAVKKLRQQCILQELNKEEIDKRSVSQESQNNSTDIDFPTTEFNNLILNDTLNLKETESIVKHKGIQVSRRPLYRSVHTYCNIMPTSTTREVKDAACSPIKSNKLQDNLKSSTSTSITASTTKDLNDTLEDCDEYLPYSDEISEEALKQSKKDIQEQTLTMRKSRILNKPKVYIGMQNNALFILKLLADEADIKLDDIYLTLEKIKLNHSFIILGDEYGKSPSNANTIFRKTIPILAHYLKKFIFWPSQKSIKASLPLPFRARYNNVQSIIDCFEIEIQKPSNPLYQALTWSEYKKCNTIKYLISATPDGTINFISEGFGGRTTDATIVEKSQYLNVLPPNCKIMADRGFKHIECLLQKKGCTLIRPSSVSSNTNLTKSEVIETRRIASLRIHIERVIGRLRDFEFLTPHAGIPYQTLDIIDEIVLIVAALINLQTPIIAQ, translated from the exons ATGACAGAAAGTACAATAAAACGAAAAGGTATTTATAAGTACTGTTTTGTGCCAGGATGTTTAAGTACGACAATAAAAAATCCTTGTAAAATATTCGTGTGTGTCCCAAAAGGgaaaatgcgaaaaaaatGGATAATACAAGTTCGACGTGATCCCAATAAAACATCATTGATTGCGCCTTTTTATTGTTGCGAAGATCATTTTGAt TTGCAAcaagatttagaaaattatatgcgAGTTAAACTCGATCAAAATGCAGCAATACTCCTTAAAAAAGGAGTACTTCCTCGATTTTTTGATTGTCAGACAGATAGAAAACGAGCATCATCTTCGACACCAGTAAGATCAGCAGTTAAAAAGCTCAGACAACAATGTATTTTACaggaattaaataaagaagaaattgataaaagaTCTGTTTCTCAAGaatctcaaaataattcaACAGACATTGATTTTCCAACAActgaatttaacaatttaatattaaatgacacattgaatttaaaagaaacagaatctATAGTAAAACATAAAGGCATTCAAGTATCTAGGAGACCTCTTTATCGCAGTGTTCATacgtattgtaatattatgcCCACATCTACAACGCGAGAAGTAAAAGATGCAGCTTGTTCTCCTATTAAAAGCAATAAACtacaagataatttaaaatcttcaACATCAACAAGTATAACTGCAAGTACtacaaaagatttaaatgATACACTGGAAGATTGTGACGAATATTTACCTTATTCTGATGAGATAAGTGAAGAAGCTTTAAAACAAAGCAAAAAAGATATACAAGAACAAACATTAACAATGCGAAAATCACGTATTTTGAATAAGCCTAAGGTATATATTGGTATgcaaaataatgcattatttattttaaaattgcttgCAGATGAAGCTGATATAAAGTTggatgatatttatttaactttagaaaaaattaaacttaatcattcttttataattttgggTGACGAATATGGAAAAAGTCCTAGCAATGCAAATACTATTTTCAGAAAAACCATCCCTATTTTGgcacattatttgaaaaagtttatattttggCCTTctcaaaaaagtataaaagcaTCTTTACCTCTTCCTTTTCGTGCAAGATACAACAATGTACAGTCAATAATTGATTgttttgaaattgaaattcaaAAACCAAGTAATCCATTATATCAAGCACTCACATGGtccgaatataaaaaatgtaatacaatcAAGTATTTAATCTCAGCTACACCTGATGGAACGATTAACTTTATATCAGAAGGTTTCGGAGGAAGAACTACAGATGCTACAATAGTCGAAAAAAgccaatatttaaatgtacttCCACCTAACTGTAAAATTATGGCAGATCGGGGCTTTAAACATATAGAATGTCTATTACAGAAAAAAGGATGCACACTTATCAGGCCATCTAGTGTTTCAAGTAACACAAATCTAACAAAATCTGAAGTTATAGAAACAAGACGTATAGCAAGTTTACGAATTCATATAGAACGAGTGATTGGAAGATTGAGAGATTTCGAGTTTCTTACGCCTCATGCAGGAATTCCTTATCAAACGTTGGACATTATTGatgaaattgtattaattgtagcagctttaataaatttgcaaacgCCCATAAttgcacaataa
- the LOC118647964 gene encoding uncharacterized protein LOC118647964 isoform X2: MTESTIKRKGIYKYCFVPGCLSTTIKNPCKIFVCVPKGKMRKKWIIQVRRDPNKTSLIAPFYCCEDHFDLQQDLENYMRVKLDQNAAILLKKGVLPRFFDCQTDRKRASSSTPVRSAVKKLRQQCILQELNKEEIDKRSVSQESQNNSTDIDFPTTEFNNLILNDTLNLKETESIVKHKGIQVSRRPLYRSVHTYCNIMPTSTTREVKDAACSPIKSNKLQDNLKSSTSTSITASTTKDLNDTLEDCDEYLPYSDEISEEALKQSKKDIQEQTLTMRKSRILNKPKKNHPYFGTLFEKVYILAFSKKYKSIFTSSFSCKIQQCTVNN; this comes from the exons ATGACAGAAAGTACAATAAAACGAAAAGGTATTTATAAGTACTGTTTTGTGCCAGGATGTTTAAGTACGACAATAAAAAATCCTTGTAAAATATTCGTGTGTGTCCCAAAAGGgaaaatgcgaaaaaaatGGATAATACAAGTTCGACGTGATCCCAATAAAACATCATTGATTGCGCCTTTTTATTGTTGCGAAGATCATTTTGAt TTGCAAcaagatttagaaaattatatgcgAGTTAAACTCGATCAAAATGCAGCAATACTCCTTAAAAAAGGAGTACTTCCTCGATTTTTTGATTGTCAGACAGATAGAAAACGAGCATCATCTTCGACACCAGTAAGATCAGCAGTTAAAAAGCTCAGACAACAATGTATTTTACaggaattaaataaagaagaaattgataaaagaTCTGTTTCTCAAGaatctcaaaataattcaACAGACATTGATTTTCCAACAActgaatttaacaatttaatattaaatgacacattgaatttaaaagaaacagaatctATAGTAAAACATAAAGGCATTCAAGTATCTAGGAGACCTCTTTATCGCAGTGTTCATacgtattgtaatattatgcCCACATCTACAACGCGAGAAGTAAAAGATGCAGCTTGTTCTCCTATTAAAAGCAATAAACtacaagataatttaaaatcttcaACATCAACAAGTATAACTGCAAGTACtacaaaagatttaaatgATACACTGGAAGATTGTGACGAATATTTACCTTATTCTGATGAGATAAGTGAAGAAGCTTTAAAACAAAGCAAAAAAGATATACAAGAACAAACATTAACAATGCGAAAATCACGTATTTTGAATAAGCCTAAG AAAAACCATCCCTATTTTGgcacattatttgaaaaagtttatattttggCCTTctcaaaaaagtataaaagcaTCTTTACCTCTTCCTTTTCGTGCAAGATACAACAATGTACAGTCAATAATTGA